A region of Paenibacillus sp. JNUCC-31 DNA encodes the following proteins:
- a CDS encoding ROK family protein — protein MRIGAIEAGGTKFVCGIGDEHGVIQDRISFPTEHPDRTLLKAVDYFRDKGVTAIGIGSFGPIDLRKDSPTYGYITTTPKPGWGNCNVVGTLRREFPVPIGWDTDVNAAALGELKWGAAQGLHSCVYYTIGTGVGIGLIAEGKRVHGLMHPEGGHIMTRRHPDDPYHGLCPYHGDCLEGMAAGPAIEARWGRNGSELAVDHPAWAMESFYLAEAITSSILLHSPQKVILGGGVMQQAHLFPMIRERVVRNLNGYVNAAQITEHIDQYIVPPGLGQQAGLCGAVALGLEALQHSAASVS, from the coding sequence ATGCGCATAGGGGCGATTGAAGCGGGCGGAACGAAGTTCGTCTGTGGTATTGGCGATGAACACGGAGTTATTCAGGACAGGATCAGTTTCCCAACGGAACATCCGGATAGGACACTTTTGAAGGCTGTTGACTATTTTAGGGATAAAGGGGTAACAGCGATCGGGATTGGTTCCTTCGGTCCAATTGATCTTCGGAAAGATAGCCCGACCTATGGTTATATCACAACGACACCCAAGCCGGGTTGGGGGAATTGTAATGTTGTAGGGACTCTTCGACGCGAGTTCCCCGTTCCGATTGGTTGGGATACCGATGTAAACGCGGCTGCCCTTGGTGAACTCAAATGGGGAGCAGCCCAAGGATTGCACAGCTGTGTATACTACACGATTGGCACAGGGGTTGGGATTGGTCTGATTGCAGAAGGGAAACGGGTACACGGATTGATGCACCCGGAGGGTGGTCACATCATGACGAGAAGGCACCCGGATGACCCATATCATGGATTATGCCCCTATCATGGTGATTGTCTGGAGGGAATGGCAGCAGGCCCCGCAATTGAAGCCCGCTGGGGGCGAAATGGCAGTGAATTGGCTGTGGATCACCCTGCGTGGGCGATGGAATCCTTTTATCTGGCTGAGGCCATTACGTCTTCCATTCTCCTTCACTCTCCGCAGAAGGTGATATTAGGCGGTGGTGTGATGCAGCAGGCTCATCTGTTCCCCATGATTAGGGAGCGGGTTGTGCGAAATCTGAATGGTTATGTGAATGCAGCTCAGATCACGGAACATATCGACCAATACATTGTACCGCCGGGACTTGGACAACAGGCTGGACTGTGCGGGGCCGTTGCGCTGGGGTTGGAAGCACTGCAACATTCGGCGGCGTCTGTTTCATAG
- a CDS encoding glycoside hydrolase family 32 protein: MSTVFKQDYRSTYHFSPKEKWMNDPNGMVFFKGEYHLFYQYHPYGTTWGPMHWGHAVSKDLVSWEELPVALAPDENGTIFSGSAVVDWENTTGFFEDGPGLVAIFTHHLEVENQNPIQRQSLAYSKDNGRTWIKYEGNPVLKHDSFVDFRDPKVFWHEQNEEWVMIIASGQTVCLYRSPNLKDWEFSSEFGEGIGSHDGVWECPDLFLLNVDGEPSLQKWVMLVSIGADPAFTEGSRTQYFTGEFDGKTFVPDEASHAVRWIDHGRDNYAGVSWSDIPAEDGRRLFIGWMSNWMYANLTPTEDYRGAMTIARELALETRGGEIVLIQRPAHELEQARTPVLSLQDVSIGHVQEQLKDLKLVSYEIHMEWAPNQSIHFALRSGAGNETVVGIDCERNEVYVDRNQSGVSDFHEHFCGRHAAHLYTTEGNLNLRIYVDESSVEVFANDGEAVITDLIYPDASSKGISMEAKVSDIVISSLNIYELSSVKSEG; encoded by the coding sequence ATGTCTACGGTTTTTAAACAAGATTACAGAAGCACCTACCATTTCTCGCCGAAGGAGAAATGGATGAACGACCCGAATGGCATGGTATTTTTCAAGGGAGAGTATCACTTGTTCTATCAGTATCATCCTTATGGTACAACGTGGGGGCCGATGCATTGGGGCCACGCGGTTAGCAAGGATCTCGTTTCTTGGGAAGAGCTGCCTGTGGCTCTTGCTCCCGATGAGAATGGCACGATATTCTCGGGTAGTGCCGTGGTGGATTGGGAGAATACTACCGGATTTTTCGAGGATGGGCCGGGGTTGGTAGCCATTTTCACCCATCACCTCGAAGTGGAGAATCAAAATCCGATTCAGCGACAAAGCCTCGCGTATAGTAAGGATAATGGGAGAACGTGGATTAAGTACGAGGGTAACCCTGTATTGAAGCATGACTCGTTCGTTGATTTCCGTGACCCCAAAGTATTCTGGCATGAGCAGAACGAAGAGTGGGTGATGATTATCGCTAGCGGTCAGACGGTTTGCCTGTACCGTTCCCCCAATCTGAAAGATTGGGAATTCTCGAGCGAATTCGGTGAGGGTATTGGTTCGCATGACGGCGTATGGGAGTGTCCCGATCTGTTCCTGCTGAATGTGGATGGAGAGCCAAGTCTGCAGAAATGGGTGATGCTGGTCAGCATCGGTGCGGACCCTGCCTTCACAGAAGGTTCCAGAACCCAGTACTTTACTGGCGAGTTCGATGGAAAGACATTTGTACCAGACGAGGCTTCACATGCTGTTCGGTGGATTGACCATGGTCGTGATAATTATGCTGGAGTGAGTTGGTCCGATATTCCTGCAGAGGATGGCAGACGTCTCTTTATCGGCTGGATGAGCAACTGGATGTATGCCAACCTCACACCAACCGAAGATTATCGAGGTGCCATGACTATTGCTCGGGAACTGGCGCTGGAGACCAGGGGCGGAGAAATTGTATTGATCCAGCGTCCGGCACACGAATTGGAGCAAGCCAGAACTCCGGTCTTGTCCTTGCAGGACGTTTCGATAGGTCATGTGCAGGAACAACTGAAAGACCTGAAGCTGGTCAGTTATGAGATTCATATGGAGTGGGCACCGAATCAGTCAATCCATTTTGCATTGAGAAGCGGGGCAGGAAACGAAACGGTTGTGGGTATCGATTGTGAACGAAATGAGGTTTATGTGGATCGCAACCAATCGGGAGTTTCTGATTTTCATGAACATTTTTGTGGTCGTCATGCAGCTCATTTGTACACCACAGAGGGGAACCTGAACCTGCGTATCTATGTCGATGAATCATCTGTAGAGGTTTTCGCTAATGACGGGGAAGCAGTAATCACGGATTTGATCTATCCGGACGCGAGTTCCAAGGGGATTTCAATGGAGGCAAAAGTCAGTGATATCGTTATCTCATCACTGAATATTTATGAGTTGTCTTCGGTGAAGAGCGAAGGATAG
- a CDS encoding ABC transporter substrate-binding protein → MIMKKVKKSRKAVTTASISMLSAMLLLSACGGGRAEGGAASEAQSPDGKVTLNFITQSSPLAPADPNEKLINKRLEEKTNVHINWKNYTSDVFKEKRNLAVASGDLPDAIFDAAYTDYELLKLAKDGAIIPLEDLIEQHMPNLKKVLEEAPEYKSMITAPDGHIYSFPWIEELGSGKQRIQAVDDLPWINVEWLNKLGLKMPTTTEELKKVLIAFKTQDPNGNGKADEIPLSFINKPGGEDLTFLFAAFGLGENWDHTVVTNDGKVVFTAADEGYKEAIKYIHELVQEGLVDVEAYQQDWNTYLAKGKDQKYGMYFTWDKANITGMNDTYDVMPPVAGPTGEVNVTRTNGIGLDRGRMVITSSNKNLESTAKWVDQLYDPLQSVQDNWGTYGDETQQNIFEFDEAKGMLKHLPLKGAAPVELRQKTSIAGPLAILDSYYGKYTTKPEDAAWRMDLLDKYMVPHMKAENVYPSVFFSIDELDRLSTIETDLFAYVLRMRTEWYQNGKIDQEWDAYLKELDRLGLQEWLQIKQAGYDRNNK, encoded by the coding sequence ATGATCATGAAAAAAGTGAAAAAGTCCAGAAAAGCCGTTACAACGGCATCCATCTCCATGCTGTCTGCCATGCTGCTGCTCTCGGCATGTGGTGGTGGTAGGGCAGAGGGCGGTGCAGCCAGCGAAGCCCAGTCACCTGATGGCAAAGTGACATTGAATTTTATAACACAGAGCTCTCCGCTGGCCCCTGCTGACCCGAACGAGAAGCTGATTAACAAGAGACTCGAAGAGAAAACCAACGTGCATATCAACTGGAAGAACTATACGAGTGATGTGTTTAAGGAAAAAAGGAACCTGGCGGTAGCCAGCGGTGATTTGCCAGATGCCATTTTTGACGCGGCTTATACGGATTATGAGCTCCTGAAACTGGCGAAGGACGGGGCCATCATTCCACTGGAGGACCTGATTGAGCAACATATGCCCAATCTGAAAAAGGTACTGGAGGAAGCTCCCGAATACAAGAGCATGATTACAGCTCCAGACGGACATATTTATTCCTTTCCCTGGATTGAGGAGCTCGGCAGTGGCAAGCAGCGCATACAGGCGGTGGACGACTTGCCCTGGATCAACGTGGAGTGGCTGAACAAGCTTGGACTGAAGATGCCAACGACAACCGAAGAACTGAAGAAAGTGCTGATTGCGTTCAAAACCCAGGACCCGAATGGCAATGGCAAGGCAGACGAAATTCCGCTGTCTTTCATTAACAAACCCGGTGGTGAAGACTTGACATTCCTCTTTGCGGCATTTGGACTCGGGGAGAACTGGGATCATACCGTGGTGACCAACGATGGCAAAGTGGTATTCACGGCAGCTGATGAAGGCTACAAGGAAGCGATCAAATACATCCACGAACTGGTTCAGGAAGGTCTCGTTGATGTGGAGGCTTATCAACAAGATTGGAACACCTATCTGGCCAAAGGAAAAGATCAAAAATACGGCATGTACTTCACCTGGGATAAGGCTAACATTACGGGCATGAACGATACCTACGATGTAATGCCTCCGGTAGCAGGGCCAACAGGGGAAGTCAATGTAACAAGAACCAATGGCATCGGACTTGACCGGGGACGCATGGTGATTACGAGCAGCAACAAAAACCTGGAATCCACTGCAAAGTGGGTAGATCAGTTATATGATCCACTCCAATCCGTCCAGGACAACTGGGGGACATATGGGGATGAAACTCAACAGAATATCTTTGAATTCGATGAAGCCAAAGGCATGCTGAAACATCTGCCGCTGAAAGGCGCTGCACCTGTAGAGCTCAGACAGAAAACGAGTATTGCAGGACCACTGGCGATTCTCGACAGCTACTATGGCAAATACACAACCAAGCCAGAAGATGCCGCATGGCGCATGGATCTCCTGGATAAATACATGGTTCCACACATGAAAGCGGAAAACGTGTATCCAAGCGTGTTCTTCTCCATCGATGAATTAGATCGTTTGTCTACGATTGAAACGGATCTTTTTGCTTACGTGCTGCGGATGCGTACTGAGTGGTATCAGAATGGGAAGATCGATCAGGAGTGGGACGCTTATCTGAAAGAGTTGGATCGTCTTGGCTTGCAAGAATGGCTTCAGATTAAACAAGCGGGATATGACCGCAATAATAAATAA
- a CDS encoding carbohydrate ABC transporter permease — translation MVVKHTGMDRLILTLNAIFLTCAVLVVVVPLIYIVIASFMDPTVLLNRGLSFNVSDWSLDGYQMILSNPAMIRGFGNAVLYSVSFALLTVTVSIFAGYALSDDRLAGRGFFMIIFIITMFFGGGLIPTYLLVRSLGMLDTVWAIIIPGAVNVWNIILSRTFFKGVPRELKEAANVDGASEMKIFFQIVIPLSKPIIFVLALYAFVGQWNSYFDAMIYLDNPNLHPLQLVLRSILIQNQAAPGMISDQLAMAELKRLSEMIKYSAIVISSLPLIIMYPFFQKYFEKGVMVGSLK, via the coding sequence ATGGTTGTTAAGCATACGGGAATGGATCGCCTGATTCTTACGTTGAATGCCATATTTCTCACATGTGCAGTACTCGTGGTTGTCGTTCCCCTGATTTATATCGTTATTGCCTCATTCATGGATCCGACTGTGCTACTGAACCGCGGACTGTCCTTCAATGTATCCGACTGGAGCCTGGACGGTTATCAGATGATTCTATCCAATCCGGCCATGATCCGAGGTTTTGGAAATGCCGTGCTTTACTCTGTGTCCTTTGCCTTGTTGACGGTTACCGTTTCGATATTTGCAGGTTATGCCCTCTCGGATGACAGATTGGCCGGACGAGGATTTTTCATGATTATCTTTATCATTACGATGTTCTTCGGCGGCGGATTGATCCCAACCTATCTGCTCGTGCGCAGTCTCGGCATGCTGGATACGGTGTGGGCCATTATCATTCCGGGAGCGGTTAACGTCTGGAACATCATTCTCTCCAGAACCTTCTTCAAAGGGGTCCCTCGAGAGTTGAAAGAGGCCGCCAATGTGGATGGTGCCTCCGAGATGAAGATTTTCTTCCAGATCGTCATTCCGCTATCGAAACCCATCATTTTTGTACTTGCGTTGTACGCGTTTGTAGGGCAGTGGAATTCCTATTTTGACGCCATGATCTATCTGGATAATCCGAATCTCCATCCGCTGCAGCTTGTTCTGCGTTCCATTCTGATTCAGAACCAGGCCGCGCCTGGCATGATCAGTGATCAGCTTGCGATGGCGGAATTGAAACGGCTCTCGGAGATGATCAAATATTCAGCCATTGTCATTTCGAGTCTGCCGCTCATCATCATGTATCCGTTCTTTCAGAAATATTTCGAAAAAGGTGTCATGGTAGGTTCACTCAAATAG
- a CDS encoding ABC transporter permease: protein MLKERTSTSYKLQQLKKNYFLYLLLAPALILTLVFKYIPMYGAIIAFKDFSPIKGIMGSDWVGLKNFEKFLASPNFDVIFMNTLKLSFFGLIFSFPVPILLALMLNQVRKAGVKKRIQLFLYAPNFISVVVVVGMLFIFLSPTGPLNQLATWITGQPIMFMSEPEYFRWIYILSDIWTGAGWASIIYVAALANVDPELHNAANLDGANLLQRIRHIDLPTIRPIMAIVFILAAGGIMSIGFEKAYLMQTSMNLPSSEIIATYVYKVGLQSGDYAYSAAVGLFNSVINVILLVTVNLIVKKLNEGEGLY from the coding sequence GTGCTGAAAGAGAGGACATCAACCAGCTACAAGTTGCAGCAACTCAAGAAGAATTACTTTTTATATTTGTTGCTTGCACCAGCTCTGATCCTGACTCTTGTCTTCAAATACATCCCGATGTATGGAGCCATTATCGCATTTAAGGATTTCAGTCCAATCAAGGGTATTATGGGCAGTGATTGGGTAGGATTGAAGAATTTCGAGAAGTTTTTGGCTTCGCCCAATTTCGATGTCATCTTTATGAATACGCTTAAGCTCAGCTTCTTTGGTTTGATTTTCAGCTTCCCGGTACCCATTCTGCTTGCACTAATGCTGAATCAGGTACGCAAGGCCGGGGTGAAGAAGAGGATTCAATTGTTTCTCTACGCCCCCAATTTTATTTCGGTCGTCGTTGTTGTGGGGATGCTATTTATCTTCCTCTCCCCAACCGGGCCTTTGAATCAGCTTGCAACCTGGATTACTGGACAGCCGATCATGTTCATGTCTGAACCTGAATATTTCCGCTGGATCTACATTTTATCCGATATCTGGACCGGGGCAGGCTGGGCTTCGATTATCTACGTTGCCGCACTGGCCAATGTCGATCCGGAACTTCATAATGCAGCCAATCTGGATGGGGCCAATCTCCTCCAACGCATTCGGCATATTGACCTGCCGACGATCCGTCCGATTATGGCCATCGTGTTTATCCTTGCTGCGGGTGGAATTATGTCTATTGGCTTCGAGAAGGCATATCTAATGCAAACCTCGATGAACCTACCTTCCTCGGAGATCATTGCAACCTACGTTTATAAGGTGGGACTTCAATCAGGGGATTATGCTTACTCTGCGGCAGTGGGATTGTTTAACTCGGTAATTAACGTCATCCTGCTAGTGACGGTGAACCTGATTGTTAAGAAATTGAATGAAGGCGAAGGCCTCTATTAA